DNA sequence from the Rattus rattus isolate New Zealand chromosome 2, Rrattus_CSIRO_v1, whole genome shotgun sequence genome:
TCCAACCAGTGTTCTGGCTTCATCTCAGGGCATGGGTGGagccccgagaggctgggagaccTTGGAAGGGGATGCTAGGACTCAGCAGAGCCTGGCTGTGTCCGGAGGCACCCGCTGGATGCTCCACTGTATTTCACACTTCAGAGAGAAAGAACCCACCCTGTGGTTCCTAGTGCCTTTGCTGTCTCTACAGAAAGCAAGATGGAGATTCAGACCTGGATGCCGGGCTGCTTCTCAAAGGGCCTCCTGTTCTCAGGTAAGGAGGAAACAGCCCCAGAGGGCTGAGGGACCAGATGGGGCAGGGTAGTGACATCACAGCTCCATCCCTATTTCATCCGTGGAGTCTTCTAGAATGTCAGAACTACGAGGGTAGGAATTAGTGTTTGTTTTCCCTCTGAGTTCTGGGGAGTGAGCGAGGGAGGGAAGGAACCAGAGGCTGAGCCTGAACCGGGGAGTCACACATAGACTCCCAGAGTTTGGAAGGCAGAAGGACACAGCCAGttcgaggttagcctggtctacttgagaccttgtttcaaataaaaagcaaaaatctaGGAACAAGTCAGGCACGGGGGTGCGTATCTGTAATggcagcactttggaggctgaggcaggaggatcacaaattggAGCTGGACTtcaatagtgagttccaggcaggaggaggagaaggaagaggaggggggggaggaggaggaggaggaggagaacccaggaggtggtggcacatgactttgatcccagcactcagtaggcagaggcaaaTGAGTCtctatgaatttaaggccagaactacagagtgagttcccagacagccagggctacacagagaaaccctgtcttgaagaataaggaggaggaggagaaggaggaggaagaggaaaaagaggaggagaagacaaaCCTAGATAATGTAATTGGCCTATAATCTAATATAATAGATATACCTTTAAATATTGGttgaataaataatttcagaGGGTCCAAGTGTTTAGGGATAGACCACATAGAATTTCAGGGCAGAAAAACCTTCTTTCTGCCAGCGGGGTGGCACATCTGTGGCATCTGTGCCTATATTCCTACTCCCAgggcagacatcactaatcaatcTCATCGTCATTCCCACTGTGCAGCCCTTATGGTCTTTGCTTGCGGTTGACGGTCTGTAGAAAGGAGGGTTTTGTTACCTCTGCCCAACACTCGACCTCAGGCCTGCTCCATACTTTCCCACAGCTTTGTTCCTGGCCCTTCGGCTGCCCCAAGGCTCCCAGGCAGCCCTCCACATCCAGATGATTCCAGAGCAGCCTCAAAAGAACCAGGACCTTCTCCTGTCCCTTCATGGTGTCCCCAGCACTGTCCAGGACTTCATCTGGTACCTGGGGGAAGAGACATCTGGAGGCACAAGGCTGTTCTCTTACATCCCTGGACTACCACGGCCCCAGAGGGATGGCAATGCCATGGGACAGCGAGACATTGTTGGCTTCCCGAATGGTTCCATGCTGCTTCGAGGTGCCCAACCTTCAGACAGCGGCACCTACCAGGTGGCTGCCACCGTGAACCCTGCCTGGACAATGAAAGCCAAGATTGACGTCCAGGTGGCTGGTAAGTGGAACAGCTATGGTGGGAGGGAGGCCAAGTGCAAACACCATCTCATTTGGCCTCATTCATTATGGACCATGTGCATTGATTGAGCACCTGCTGAGTACCAGACCCTAAGATATACCCTTTTTCATTAGTTCTCCCCATACAATAACTATTCCTATATTCATTGAGCATCTTTTATATGCATGACCCTGATGAATTGCTCAATTTTCTTAATCACGAGTCAAGTATCTATTGATGCAGCCACTCCAGATAAAGGGCTAGGGGAAAAGGTAGGAAACAACAGTGATATTCTTGAGAATCTTACCAGGCCAAGTATGAATCTAAATACTTTCCCTAGGTCACGCTGATCATTAGGACTGGCTAATATCTTTGGGTAGAGGGCTGTGCATCTCATAGAAGTTTTATAGCCTCTCTGGTCTTGCGAGACATTACTAGCGCTTGCTGCTCACAAGAATCACATGCTAGGTTTTGACAAGTGTCTCCCAGAACCAGGGTCACTCCTGAATGAGGACCACCACAATATAGTAACTATTTTGCTCTTAAAGAAGCTTCCTGAGGTGGTTGCAATTgttatctccattttacagatggggaaaactGAGGCATAATAATTTGCCTGgctcagaaaattaaacaggCTAACATGACACAGGAGGGGAAGTCATCAGAGAGGTCTCCCCAAAGAAGATGGCCCTTAGTTAGGTATGGTGGAGTATAAATGTCACCCTCCACTGGGTAGACTGAGGAAAGTTAGTGGGGAATTCTCAGGCAGCCTAAgccacataatgagttctaggtcagACAGGGCAACTGAACAGGATCTTCTTTCAAAAATGTCAGCAGGGTCAGTGAGATAGCTCAAGGGGTAAGGCATTTGCACCCAAGCATGATGGACTGATTTTGATCCACAGGACCAGAAAGAAAGCCatctcccaaaagttgtcctctgaccaccacttGCTGGTATAGGCACacacaggaataaataaataaactaataaagaaaacaaacaaacaaacaaatgccaggtggtagtggtgcttgcttttaatcccagcactcaggaggcagagaaagcagatctgtgagttcaagaccaaggtCTACAGTGTAAGATCCAGAACAACCCtgcgaaaccctgtctcaaaacaccaagaaaagataaaacaaagaaaaagaaagaagaaagatcacGCCCCCAGTCCTAACTggggggattctgggcaggggccccaccactgagccatgccccaagtccctccctggaggattctaggtaggggctctaccactgagcagtAATCCTTAGCTCCCTTAGCTGCTGCTAACTCTACCCTTGTCCCCATGCAGTGTCACTGATGtgccattttttaaattacaaaccaGTCAGTGTCCCACATTCAAAGAGCTGAGGTAAgcgatggtggcacacacctttaatcccaacactctggaggtagagCCAAGGGCAAtttctgtgaattcgaggccagcctggtctacagagtgagttccaggacagccaaggcaacacagagaaaccctgtctggaaaaacaaaaacaaacaaacaaaaaaccaagaagagGGCTCTCAAGCTTGTTAGAATAACAACTCAGAGCACACAATGGAATGGGAGAGACACTGTTTCCTTTTGAGCTctggaaattaaaatgtttcaccTACTCAGCTGATAAACTCACTGTTTATGCTCAAGAAAaatagtaggggttggggatttagctcagtctagcaagcgcaaggccctgagttcggtccccagctctgaaaaaaaaaaaaaaaaagaaaagaaaagaaaagaaaaatagtaacatGTTACCAGAGGGAGACAGCTCACTCGGAGACTGCTTCTGTCTGTTGGACAGCAATGCGGAAGTGATGAGTGACTCGCAACACTTCAAACACCATCAGCCCAGGGCCTTGGGCCCTGCCTGGGTTGAGATGAAGCCCAGCCTCGTGACGGACCCAGCAGGATGGAAAGTCCAAAGCCAGTCTGGGTAACTTATTGAAATCCtgcctgaaaagaaaaagaagaaggagaggaagggaaaatggggggggggggaataaggatcgatttttaaaaatgttttacacGGCTCTGGGAGAGATTGCTCACagataagaacactggctgctcttccagaagaccccagtttagttcccagcaaccacatggccgCTTACAACCACCTACAGCTCCAGTGCCCCTTCTTGTCTCTTCAAGCACGTGACACTCACATGGgacacagtcatacatgcaggcaaaacactcacacacatacaataacatttaaaaaaaaacaattcacatAGGCTGTACATGTGGCTCAGTTACTGGcagggtgcttgcctggcatacatGAAGCCCTAGGTTAAACGCCCAGCAACATATAAACTGCATGCGGTAGTGAACACTTGTAAGACCGGGTCTGGGTCAGTCTCataggcaggaggattcctgtcATTTGCTGGCCATCCAGCCTATCCAGCAGGTGActccagactcagtgagagacATGTCTCAAACACCAAGGTAGAAactgattgaggaagacacttgacatcTACTTCCGGcttcacctgtacacacacacacacacactctctctctctctctctctctctctctctctctctcatgcaggaatagaaacatccttagctacatagttcaaggtcacccttagctAAATGGTAAATTTGAGGCCTGCCTAGACTATAggggaccctatctcaaaataacaatacttttaaaaagatgataaCTTATAAGAGTGGGCTGAGATTTAGCTCAGCAACAGAACTCttacctagaatcccccagggaggggctgggggcgtggctcagtattagagcccctgcctagaaccccccagggaggggctaggggcgtggctcagtggtggaatgGATCCCTAGCCTGCTTAGCAAGGCACTGAAAAGTTAGGAATTAGGTGAGGGCAGACAAAAGTCCTCCCTGAAACAACCCTCACTCCCAGATGCACGCAAGGTCTCCTCACTCCTCTCTgccaatgctgggatcacagcagCCATCATCGTTGGAAGTCTTGTTGTCGGGTCACTACTTTTATGTGGCATTGCATACCTCCTGGTCACTGGCCGCCATCGCCATCGGAAGGGCCAGAGCCCCAGGTACAGTTCCCAGAACTCCCTCTGGGTCTTTCAAACTCTTTCCCCTCTAactctcctgccttccctgggctgggtGAGAATCAAGTCAATAGGTGGGGATCAGGGAGACAGAGTCTCCAGGATGTCGGGGTTCCTTTCCCCGCCCTAGCATCTCAGGGTTCTTCTATGTACCCCTAGGAATACAGCTACAGAGAAGCCAGAGGTGAACATGAGTCCTGAATCTGGTAAGCCAGGAAAGAGAGTTTTTCCACCTAGCAATTCTGTGTCTCCCCCAGTTAAAGGCCTCCATTCCCATACATAGTCAGAGCCCTCGGGGACCCTTGATGCACTGAGGGGATCAGAGAGATTTAAGACCCCTCCTAAATGTCTCCTGCTAATAAGCCTTCCATAGCTCCCCCAGTGTCTTGGGGCAGACTTCTGTCTCTGCAGAGTGGGCTCTCTTGCCACTGTGGGCTTCCCTCCTATCTCTGCCCAGCTCTCAGATGACCCCTCCTCCAGTTAGTCCTCCCTAACATCCAGGCTGGCCAGGCCTGTTTCTATGTTTCCAcatcccccactcccagccccagccTTAGGCTCTGGATTATCACTCTCTGGGGATGGGTCTCTCTTCTCCCAGGGGAATTTGAGTTCTAGAAAGGTGCGGCCTGGATTGTCTGGGCTACCACTGTGTCCCCAGAACACAGCTGGCAGGAGGAGGAATTTGCACAAATGCTAGTTGAGTGACTAAATGAGTGAAatggacaggcaggcagagcgGGTCTACAGGAGTCATCTGGCCGTGGGACGCCCTTACTCCTCTACTTCAGGTGACAGCAACATCTATGAAGTGATGCCATCTCCAGTCTTCCTGGTGTCTCCCATCAGTGACACGGAGCCAGGAAACCCACCCGTGGTGAGTGTTGTCCCCTTAGATCTTGCTTCTCACAAAACCCCAACCCGGAGTTAGCCATGGTACCTGGGCACCTGGAAGCCatgactcttcctttctctctccagtcAACATATTCcgtcttcctctccttcctttgtggATGAGGGGTGTGAGGGAGGAGCACGAGCcatgatgtacacacacaatcacacacacagcaaatacacgcatacacatacatagcacagacacacacagcatagatacacacacacacacacacacacacacacacacacacaccaataaaaattaaagaaatctttaaaagatcaggaagacaaggagacagagagtggctaagcaggtaaaggcatttgctccACTAACCTGGGGACCTCAGCtctgtccctgggacccacataaaagTCAAAGAGAATTGATTCCCCATACTCACCCTCAGACTTCCATATGTGGGTGCTGTCACACACCCCGTACatacagttgttgttgttgttgttgttgttgttgttgttgatttgatttgtattttcaagacagggtttctctgtgtagccctggctgtcccggaacccacactgtagaccaggctggccttgatctctgaggtcacctgtctctgcctcccaagtgctggaattaaaggcgtgcaccaccactgcctggcaataATAATCTTTTTTGAaggctgacagagacagagagagaatgtaaaaaacaaaggcaaattgCTTAAACCCCGTGTTGGGAAGAAGCTATAGCAGCACCCAAGGACACCAAGAGTCCTCACTGCTGGGCCCGTTGCCTAAGATGTGTTGACCCACACTAAGGGGCCTCATAACCAGAGGGCCCATGGGGACTCTGAATCCGGGCCCATAACACCAGGGTCAAAGATTGAAGGGCACGAGGAACCCCCTCACCTGTACCTCTCCCTTGCAGAGCCcgcctccaccacctccaccagcaTCCCAGGAACCACAGCCAGAAAACCAGCACTATCAGGTATGGGctactccccaccccatcccaaccCCGCCCCACAAGAACCCTGTAGAACCATGATCTGGGAAGTCAGGTGGGTAGGGACAGGGCTATCTCCATCTTTTTCTCCTCAAGAAAGCTTCCCAGTGAAAACCGGCTTCAGCTTCCTTGAGACTGACCCACTGATCGAGCCCCTTGCCTTCCTGGGCCTGGGCTCCTCCTCTGTAGAAATGATCGAAAGCTTCAAACCTGTATAGGATGAGCAAGgctcagagagggaaaggaagttgCTCAGGGTCACACAGCAGAGCAGGTCAGGTCTTTATGGAATCCCACTGCATGAGGGCACTCATTTCTGGATTGGGTATCAAATCTGTCCCATCTTCTCCTGGGT
Encoded proteins:
- the Ceacam19 gene encoding carcinoembryonic antigen-related cell adhesion molecule 19 gives rise to the protein MEIQTWMPGCFSKGLLFSALFLALRLPQGSQAALHIQMIPEQPQKNQDLLLSLHGVPSTVQDFIWYLGEETSGGTRLFSYIPGLPRPQRDGNAMGQRDIVGFPNGSMLLRGAQPSDSGTYQVAATVNPAWTMKAKIDVQVADARKVSSLLSANAGITAAIIVGSLVVGSLLLCGIAYLLVTGRHRHRKGQSPRNTATEKPEVNMSPESGDSNIYEVMPSPVFLVSPISDTEPGNPPVVSVSPPPPPPPASQEPQPENQHYQDLLNPDPAPYCQLVPTS